The sequence CAGCCTGTGGCTGCACTCGCTAAACCTTCGCACCGCGGACTCCTTTGGTATCCGCAACGGCATCCCCTTCCTGTGCTGCGTGCCCATCTGCCACGTGTTGAGCTGGGGCGTGCCGCTGGCCGCCTTTATGACCGGGGCTCCGCTCATCCTGCCCGGCCGGACGATTGCCGCCGAGCACCTCGCCGCCGTCATCGAAAACGCCATGCCCCGTCAAGCCCACGGCTCCCCCGGGGTGTGGACCGCCCTGTACGTGCACTACACCGCCCACCCCCCGGCGAAGATGAGCCTGCGGGAGATCTACAGCGGCGGCTCCCCGGTCCCGCCCACCCTCATCGACTCCTGGGAGGAGACCTTCGGGGTGGACATGATCCACGCCTGGGGGATGACGGAAACCAGCCCCGTCGCCACCATCGCTCACCCCCCGGCCGGGGTGGGGGGCCCAGCCCGCGCGCGGTACCGCTACTCCCAGGGCCGCTTCCTGACCGGGGTGGAATACCGCGTGGTGGACGATTCGGGTGTGGTGCTGGAGCACAATGACCGCAACGTCGGCGAGATCCAGGTGCGCGGCAACACCGTGACAGGCAGCTACTACCACTCCCCCGCCCAGCAGGACGGCGCCCCAGCCGCGCTCTTCCGCGGGGAACCCACCGAGGACGCGACAGACCGCTTCACCGCCGATGGGTGGCTGCGCACGGGGGACGTGGGCACCATCACCCAGGACGGCTTCCTCACCATCCACGACCGCAAGGCGGACGTGATCCGCTCCGGGGGCGAGTGGATCTACTCCGCCGCGCTGGAGAACTACGTGATGGAATCACCCGCGGTGATCGAGGCGGCGGTCATCGGTATCCCGGACGCCACGTGGGGTCAGCGGCCCCTGGCCGTGGTGCAGCTAGCGTCGGGCATCGCCCCCAACGAGACGACCGCGCGCACGCTACGCCAGGAGGTCCTGGCCACCGTGCCGCGCTGGATGGCCCCGGAGAACTGGACCTTCGTGGCCAGCATCCCGAAGACCTCCGTGGACAAGTTCGATAAGAAGGACCTGCGCGCCCAGTTCCGGCGCGGCGAGTTTCACGTCATCATGCTCAGCACTAACGCTGACCAGCGGTGACCTCCACCCCGTCGGCGACGCGCAGCCGCTCTACCCGCAGCCCCTGATCCGCAGCCTCCTCCAGGATCTTCGGTTCCACGTCCTCGGTGGATAGCACGAGCACGGTGGGGCCGGCCCCGGAGAGGAAAGCCGGGTAGCCCTGGTTGCGGAGCCGATTGACCCATTCGGCAGTGACGGGCAGCGCCTCTGCTCGGTAGGGCTGATGCAGGCGGTCCCGGGTGCCCTCCCACAGCAGGGAGGGGTCACTGCGCAGGGCGATCGTCATCACGGCGGTGCGGGAGACGTTGAACCGCGCGTCCACGTGACTGACGTCCGTGGGTAGCACGCTGCGGACGGCCTGGGTAGAGGCGTGGAAGTTGGGGATGAGCGCCGTGACCTTGATATCCGGGTGCACCTCCATGCGGGAGGCGTAGTACTGCGGGGCGGTCCGGCCGTCCACGGGGGTGTTGGTCCAGGAGACCACGGCCCCGCCGAGGATGCTCGCGGCCGCGTTGTCCGGGTGCCCCTCGAAGGAAGCGGCGAGCTGGATCATCGTGGCGGGGGTGAAGACGTTGCCCACCAGCCCGTTGGCCGCCGCGATGCCGGCCACTGCGGCGGAGGCGGAAGAACCCATCCCCCGGGATTGCGGGATGGAGTTGTGGCAGTGCACCTTCAGCCCCCGCACGGATACGTCGGCCTTGGCCAGCCCGGCGCGTAGGGCCCGCACCACGAGGTGCCGTTCGTCGAGGGGCACCTCCCCCGCCCCCTCCCCGGTGACCTCCACCTCCAGGCCGGATCCGACGACCTCCACGTCCACGTGGTCGTAGACGCTAAGGGCCAGTCCGAGCGTGTCGAAGCCGGGTCCCAGGTTGGCGCTGGAGCCGGGCACTTTCACATGGACTCGGGTGCCGACGGGAACTTCGGTGCTCATGGTCTCCGCAGCCTTTCCTCACAGGGGTTATTCGGTTCTTGCTGTGGTCTTCGGTTTTGGAAACGCCAACAGTGGCCCTAGCGCAGGTTGAGCGCCTCCGCCACCGCGTGCGTATCCACGTCTGCGACGGTGGGTTCCGGCATCTCCGCCAGGGCGGTGGAGGGGTCCTTCAAGCCGTGGCCGGTGACGGTACACACGATGCGCTGGCCCGGCTCAATTTTCCCCTCGGCGTGCGCGTGGAGCAGGCCGGCGACGGAGGAGGCGGAGGCGGGTTCCACGAACACGCCCTCCTTGGCGGCGATGAGGTGGTAGGCGTCCAAGATCTGCTCGTCGGTCTGGGCCAGGAAGCGCCCGCCGGATTCCTCCTTCGCGGCGACGGCCTGGTGCCAGGAGGCGGGGTTGCCGATGCGGATGGCGGTGGCCACGGTCTCCGGGTCCAGCACCGGTTCCCCCTTGACCAGGGGCGCGGCACCGGCGGCCTGAACACCCAGCATGGTGGGCCGGTGGGTGGACAGACCCGCCTCGGCGTATTCGCTGTAACCCTTCCAGTAGGCGGTGATGTTGCCGGCGTTGCCGACGGGGAGGGCGTGGATATCCGGGGCATCCCCCAGCACGTCCACGATCTCGAAGGCGGCGGTCTTCTGGCCCTCGATGCGCATGGGATTGACGGAGTTGACCAGGGCGATCTCCGGAAACTCGGTGGTGGTCTTGCGCACCATCTCCAGGCAGTCGTCGAAGTTGCCGCGGATCTGGATGATCTGGGCGCCGTGCATGACGGCCTGGGCCAGCTTGCCCTGGGCGATCTTGCCCTCCGGGATGAGCACGGCGCAGGCGATGCCGGCGCGGGCGGCATAGGCCGCGGCGCTGGCCGAGGTGTTGCCCGTGGAGGCGCACATGAGCACCTTCTGGCCGTTGTTCACCGCGTCGGAAACGGCCACCGTCATGCCGCGGTCCTTAAACGAGCCGGTGGGGTTGGCACCCTCGATCTTGAGGAAGACCTCGCAGCGGGTGAGCTCGGAGAGGTGGTTTGCCCGCAGCAGGGGCGTGCCGCCCTCGTTGAGGGTCACGGGATCCCATCCCTCCGCAAAGGGCATCCAGTCCCGGTACATGTTGATCAATCCACTCCAACTGGACAGGATGACCTGCCGCTCCCGCTGGGTCGCGGGGGGACGGGAATCCTGCGTGGTGGGCTCCACCTGCAGGGGATCCGTGTGGCGGGTCTCGGAGTGCTGGTCGTAGGAGGAGGTGTGCTCGTCGCTCACGGGGATGGGTCCTTTGCTGGAGGTGAGGAGGGAGAGAAGACGGGGGTAGGTGCAGGGAACGGGCAGGTGCGGGAAGCGGCCGCGGCTTAACCCTCCATGCGGATGACGGAGCGCACCGATCGCACCTCGTCCAGGGTCTTGAGGGATTCCACGGTCGCCTTCAGTTCCGATTCCTTGGCTCGGTGGGTGATGACAACGAGTCGGGCGCCATCTTCGATGCCCTGCTGGCGCACCGTCTTCAGGGAGACGTTGTGGGCGGAGAAGGCGTTGGCCACCTCCGCGAGCACGCCCACGCGATCCACGACCTCCATGTCCACGTGATAGCGGGTTTGGATGTCCCCGAAATCGGCGATCGGCAGGGAAGCGTAGGTGGACTCCCCCGGGCCACGACCGCCGTGGACGATGTTGCGGGCCACGGCCACCACATCGCCCAACACGGCGGAGGCGGTGGGGCCACCGCCGGCGCCGTTGCCGTAGAACATCAACCGGCCCGCGGACTCCGCCTCCACGAACACTGCGTTGTAGGACTCGCTCACGCTCGCCAGTGGGTGGGTCGTGGGGATGAGTGCGGGGTACACCCGGGCGGACACCGACTCGGTGCCCGTGGACTCGTCCACCAGCCGCTCGCAGATCGCCAGCAGCTTGATCGTGGAACCGGCGGCCTTCGCCGCATCGATATCGTCCACGGAGATATCGCGGATCCCCTCCGTGTGGACATCATCCCCGGACACCCGCGTGTGGAACGCCAGCGAGGCCAGGATCGCCGCCTTGGAGGCAGCATCGTAGCCATCCACGTCGGCCGTCGGGTCCGCCTCCGCATAACCCAGCTCGGTGGCCTCCGCGAGCATCTCCGCATAGCTCGCGCCCCGGTGGTACATGGCGTCCAAAATGAAATTGGTGGTGCCGTTGACAATGCCCATGACGGCATTGACCTTGTCCCCCGCCAATGAACGGCGCAACGGGCCGACCACCGGAATGGCGGCTGCCACCGCCGCCTCGAAGAACAGATCCACACCGGATTCATCTGCGGCCTCCGACAGCTCGTCGGCGTGCGCCGCGATGAGGGCCTTGTTCGCGGTCACCACGGACTTCCCGCCGCGCAGGGCGGTGGTGACGATCTGCCGGGGAAAGTCGATGCCGCCGATGACCTCGATGACCAGGTCGATGTCGTCGCGTTTAACCAGGGAGAGCGCATCGTCGGTGAGCAGCTCGCGGTCCACCCCCGGGCGCGGCTTGCTGAGGTCCCCCACGGCCACGCCGCGCACCTCCAACCGCCCGCCGATGCGGGAGGCGAACTCCTCGGAACGCTCGTTGATCAGGCGCAGGACCTCAGAGCCCACCGTGCCCATCCCCAGCAGCGCAACGCCGACCGTTGCTCCGGCGCCCTTGCCGGGCTTGAACCCGGATGGTGCGGACGCCCCCGAAGACGACTCCGCGGGCTGTGGTGCTGTGCTCTGTGCTGCGTTCGTCATCGTTCTCCCGATAGTTCTCGTCGCCGGTTCTCTTCACCGTGACCCCAACCCCTTCCCAGCGCCGGTGCACCTCGGCCGGCCGGACCCCAAGGGGGCCACGCCGAGCGCGGAGGCCCAGGGGCCGCGACAGGGATCGTGGCAGGGGTCGGAAACAGGGGCGAGGTAAATCTGCTGATTGGGTGCCGGATCACGGCGTGTTTACATCGCGTTTACATCCTAGTCGAGGCCACCGCGGCTAGTGATCGGTGTCCAGCGCGAGGATGTCCTCCACCGTCTCCCGGCGCAGCATCGTGCACGAGCTGCCCTCGCTGACCACGACCACCGGCGGGCGCGTCATCATGTTGTAGCGCGAGCTCATCGCGTAGCAATAAGCACCCGTGGCCCCGAGCATCAGCAGGTCCCCAGGCCGAACATCCCCCGGAATCAGCGCGTCCGCGATGAGGATGTCCCCGGATTCGCAGTGGGACCCCACCACCCGGCTGGGCACGGGTTCAGCCTCTGTGAGCCGGTTGACGATCCGGCAGTCGTATTCGGCGTTGTACAGGCTGGGGCGAATGTTGTCGCTCATTCCGCCGTCCACGGAGATGTACCGACGCGTCGTGCGATCAGAGGTTTCCACGTCCTTCACCGTGCCCACCCGGTACACCGTGACGGTGGAGGGGCCCGCGATGGCCCGACCCGGTTCCACGTTCACGCTGGGGGCGGCGATCCCCATCCGGTCCGCCGCCGCCTCCACCTGCTCCAGCAGGTCCCGGGCCACGCCGTCGACATCCAAAGCCTCCTGGTCTGGCATGTACGCGATGCCGTAGCCGCCGCCTAGGTCCAGCGTGTCCAAGGTGGTGGAGCCTTCCGGGCCCTTCCCCTCGCGCACGGTCGGCCACAGGCTCAGCAGGCGTTGGGCGGCGAGGACGAAACCGTCGGCCTCGAACACCTGCGAGCCGACGTGGCAGTGCAGGCCCCGCAGCCTCAGGTGCTCCGCTTTGGCGCAGGCCAGCGTGGCCTTTTCCGCTGCCCCGGAGGCCAGAGAGAAGCCGAACTTCTGGTCCTCGTGAGAGGTAGCGATGAACTCGTGCGTTTCCACGTGCACGCCGGGGGTCACCCGCACCAGCACGTTTTGTACCTGCCCCAGCTTCGCGGCGACCTGCTCCAGCAGCTCGATTTCCTGGGGGGAATCGACCACGACGAACTCCACCCCCGCGGTCACGGCGCGGGTGAGGAAGCCTTCGGACTTGTTGTTGCCATGAACGGTGATGCGCTCGGCCGGGAAGTCTGCGGCGAGCGCGACGGCCAGCTCGTTTTCGCTGGCCACGTCCAGAGCTAGCCCCTCCTGTTCGATCCAGCGGCACAGGGAGACGGTGAGGAAGGCCTTGGACGCGTAATGGACGTGGTGGCCGCCCCGGAAGGCGGTGGCCAGTTGGCGGCAGCGGGTGCGAAAGTCCGTCTCGTTAAGCACGAAGACGGGGGTGCCGTATTCCTCTGCCACGTCGGTGAGGCGCACGCCCTCGATGCTCACCACGCCATCGTCCTCGCGGCGGGTGTTGAGGGGGTACACGTGGTGCGGAATTCGGTTGAACTCCTCCGTGGAGGTGGTTCGCACGCGCAGGGGCGTAACGGGCTGTTGGGTGAGTGGGTCCATGGGTGCGGCGGGCTCTCCGAGGTGGATGTGGGGGTACAGGCGGGCGGGGTTGGGGCGGGCCGCTACATGCGCTCGGGCGCGGAGACCCCCAGCAGGTGCAACGCATTGGCCAGGGTCTGCTTTGTTGCGGCGGCCAGCGCGAGGCGGGCGGTGAATACCGGTGCGGCGTCCGCGCCGGTGGGCTCGTCACCCTTGGGCAGAATCTGGCAGGTGTCGTAGAACCGGTGGAAGGCCCCGGCGAGCTGCTCGGCGTAGCGGGCCACGCGGTGCGTTTCCCGCAGTTCGGCGGCCGTTTTGACCACGGCAGGGAACTCGCCGAGGGTGCGGATCAGGTCACCCTCTCGTTCTTCGGTGAGCAGACTGTAATCCGGATTGTCACTGTGGACGCCAGCCTCCGCAGCCTTGCGCGCCAGGGAGGAGAGCCGGGCGTGGGCATATTGCACGTAGAACACGGGGTTTTCGTTCGAACGCGAAGCCCACAGGTTCATATCAATATCCAGGGTGGAGTCCACCGAGGAGCGGATCAGCGCGTAGCGGGCAGCGTCCACGCCAATGGCTTCCACCAGGTCCTCCAGGGTGACAACGGTTCCCGCCCGCTTGGACATGCGCACGGCGCGGCCATCTCGAACCAGGTTCACCATCTGCCCGATGAGGACCTCCACCTGCTCGGGGCGGTAACCCAGCGCAGCGACAGCGGCTTTGAGGCGGGCAATGTAGCCATGGTGGTCCGCGCCCAGCATGTAGATGCAGAGGTCGTGACCGCGCTCGATCTTGTCGGCGATGTACGCGATATCCCCCGCGATGTAGGCGGCGTCCCCATCCGATTTGATGACCACCCGGTCCTTATCGTCCCCAAAATCGGTCGACCGCAACCACCAGGCACCGTCTGACTCGTACAGGTTCCCGTTGGCCTTGAGCGTGTCCACGGCCCGGTCCACGGCACCCGATTCGAACAGGGATTGCTCGTGGAAGTACACGTCGAACTCGGTGCCGAACTCGGCGAGGCTGCGCTTGATGTGGGCGAACATGAGCTCCACGCCTTCGGCGCGGAAGAGCTCCTGGGCCTCGGAGTCCGCGAGCTCGGACCACTCCGGGTGAAGGGAGGTCACCTGCTGGGCGATGTCGTGGATGTACTCCCCGCCGTAACCATCCTCTGGGGTGGGCTGCCGACGGGCGGCGGCGAGCAAGGAGCGGGAGAAACGATCGATCTGGCGGCCGTGATCGTTGAAGTAGTACTCGCGGGTGACCGTGGCGCCCTGGGCGGACAGGATGCGCCCGAGGGTATCGCCGAAGGCGGCCCAGCGGGTTCCGCCGAGGTGCACCGGGCCCGTGGGGTTCGCCGAGACGAACTCCAGGTTGATCTGCTGGCCCGCGCAGAGATCGCCGTGGCCGTAGTGGGTCCCGGCGGCGAGGATGTCTGCGACGACCTTGCCCTGGGCGGCGGCGGCCAACCGGATGTTGATGAACCCGGGGCCGGCCACAGTGGCCTCCTCGATGCCCTCCTGCTGGGACAGGCGCTCGGCCAGCCACGTGCCCAGTTGGCGGGGGTTGGTACCGGCCCGCTTGGCGGTTTGCATGGCCACGTTGGTTGCGTAATCCCCGTGCTCGGGGTTGCGCGGGCGCTCCACGGTTGGGGTGGCGGGCACCACGGAGGCGTCCAGGTCGTGTTGCGCTAAAACGTCGCGGGCCGCGGCGCCGATCAGGGTCGATAGTTCTGCAGGAGTCACGGGTTACCAGGGTAGCAAGGAGGCAAAAGGGCCTCTGGGGTGGTGGTTACTAAGTTCGTTTCGGGCGGTGCTACAGTATGACCTCGAATCGCACCCGCGGGATTTGCCCCGTGGGAAGAGGTTTGATGTTGCCCTCGTAGCTCAGGGGATAGAGCACTGGTTTCCGGTACCAGGGGTCACAGGTTCGATTCCTGTCGGGGGCACTCCTTTTTTTATTTCACCAGTCGGTCCTGCGGGACCGGCTGGCGCTCCGGGGAAACTAGCTGGCGTTGCCCAACTGGGTGAACTGGGCCCCGCTGATCCGGTCGAAGCGGCCGACATCGCAGGTGAACACCACAATCTGGTGCTGCTTGCCCAGTTGGCCGAGAACGGTGTTCATCGCCCGGATCCGGCGGGGGTCCGAGAACCCCAGGGCGTCGTCGAGGAAGATGGGCACGCTGCCCTCCCGCCCGGCAAGCGTTGCCACCGCCAGACGCGCGAGCAACAGGAGCTGCTCTTGTGCACCGCCGGAGAGCAATTCGGTGTCCAGCCGCAAGCCCTGGTGAACCCGGGCCTCGATGCCCAGGTCCTCCCCGAGGACAAACTCCGCATCTGGGCCGAACACCACCCGGGCCAGTTCCTGGAACCGGCGCTTGAAGGGCTCCTCGTAGGCGGCGCGCAGTTCCGCGCGGGCCCGGTTGAGCGTCTCCCACAGCAGGCTGGCCGCGGCGGCGGCGCGCTTCACCCGGTCGAGGCCGCGCTGAGCGGTCGTCGCGGCCCGTTCGGCGTCCGCCAGGCGTTCGGCGACCCCCGCCCGGGTTCCCAGAGCCCCCTCTGCGCGAGTAATCGCCGTCTCCAGCTCCCGCTTGCGATCTTCCAGGCGCTGGAGGCGCACCTTGGCTCCATCCATCTCGGCCTGCGCCGATGCCGGGTCCAGGCGCCCGCATTCCTCCCGCTGCTCGGCCAGGGCTGCCTCGGCCCGTTGGAGGTGGGAGGCAGCCTCCGCTGCGGCGTTGGACAGCTCCTCGTCGCTGTGCGATTCTCGCTGCTCGGACAGCGCCCACACGGCAGCATCTGCAGTCGCCCGTTTCTCGGTGAGTGCCTGCTCGGCGGCCTGCAGCCGGAAGATAGCCCCGGTCGTCGTCGCCTCCAGCCGAGAGCGCAGGTCCGCCAGGCCGTTTTCGCAGGCCTGTTCCCAGCCCCGGGCTAGCTCGGCGGCTGCTGCCTCGTGCTCCTCGCGCTCGGGACCGGCCGGGGCATCACTTCGGAGATCGGCCAGGTTTAGTCCGGCGGGCACCTGCCGAAACTCGACCGCCGCGGGCTGTGGAACGAGTTGGGACCAACGCTCGAATTCGGCGTCCCGGGTGGCCTCGGCCCGGTCGGACTCGGCCTGGGCATCGTGGAGGCGGCGCTCCAGCTCATCCATGGGTGTGCCCGACGTTATCGTGGCGAGCTCGAGGCGCAGTTCCGCCACGTTTCGTTCGAGGGCTTCACGCTCCTCGTTCTGTTTCCGGGCCGCAGG comes from Corynebacterium heidelbergense and encodes:
- a CDS encoding long-chain fatty-acid--CoA ligase, which produces MEATMQEIPFSIARILEYGATAHGSATITTYAEASPEGPLPSPESESTTFATIGARCAALAHALHAEFGINPADRVSTLLAEDTEHVESLLAVASMGAVFNPLNRHLADDQIIHVINHTQARVIICHPEYADRLATLLPSCPNVTGALITGSDPSHVRMARSLIRVAGREDIRVLGYEENLNNRASTYPWPRLPETSPAAVCYSTGTTGAPKAVVYSHRSLWLHSLNLRTADSFGIRNGIPFLCCVPICHVLSWGVPLAAFMTGAPLILPGRTIAAEHLAAVIENAMPRQAHGSPGVWTALYVHYTAHPPAKMSLREIYSGGSPVPPTLIDSWEETFGVDMIHAWGMTETSPVATIAHPPAGVGGPARARYRYSQGRFLTGVEYRVVDDSGVVLEHNDRNVGEIQVRGNTVTGSYYHSPAQQDGAPAALFRGEPTEDATDRFTADGWLRTGDVGTITQDGFLTIHDRKADVIRSGGEWIYSAALENYVMESPAVIEAAVIGIPDATWGQRPLAVVQLASGIAPNETTARTLRQEVLATVPRWMAPENWTFVASIPKTSVDKFDKKDLRAQFRRGEFHVIMLSTNADQR
- the thrB gene encoding homoserine kinase; amino-acid sequence: MSTEVPVGTRVHVKVPGSSANLGPGFDTLGLALSVYDHVDVEVVGSGLEVEVTGEGAGEVPLDERHLVVRALRAGLAKADVSVRGLKVHCHNSIPQSRGMGSSASAAVAGIAAANGLVGNVFTPATMIQLAASFEGHPDNAAASILGGAVVSWTNTPVDGRTAPQYYASRMEVHPDIKVTALIPNFHASTQAVRSVLPTDVSHVDARFNVSRTAVMTIALRSDPSLLWEGTRDRLHQPYRAEALPVTAEWVNRLRNQGYPAFLSGAGPTVLVLSTEDVEPKILEEAADQGLRVERLRVADGVEVTAGQR
- the thrC gene encoding threonine synthase, producing the protein MYRDWMPFAEGWDPVTLNEGGTPLLRANHLSELTRCEVFLKIEGANPTGSFKDRGMTVAVSDAVNNGQKVLMCASTGNTSASAAAYAARAGIACAVLIPEGKIAQGKLAQAVMHGAQIIQIRGNFDDCLEMVRKTTTEFPEIALVNSVNPMRIEGQKTAAFEIVDVLGDAPDIHALPVGNAGNITAYWKGYSEYAEAGLSTHRPTMLGVQAAGAAPLVKGEPVLDPETVATAIRIGNPASWHQAVAAKEESGGRFLAQTDEQILDAYHLIAAKEGVFVEPASASSVAGLLHAHAEGKIEPGQRIVCTVTGHGLKDPSTALAEMPEPTVADVDTHAVAEALNLR
- a CDS encoding homoserine dehydrogenase, encoding MTNAAQSTAPQPAESSSGASAPSGFKPGKGAGATVGVALLGMGTVGSEVLRLINERSEEFASRIGGRLEVRGVAVGDLSKPRPGVDRELLTDDALSLVKRDDIDLVIEVIGGIDFPRQIVTTALRGGKSVVTANKALIAAHADELSEAADESGVDLFFEAAVAAAIPVVGPLRRSLAGDKVNAVMGIVNGTTNFILDAMYHRGASYAEMLAEATELGYAEADPTADVDGYDAASKAAILASLAFHTRVSGDDVHTEGIRDISVDDIDAAKAAGSTIKLLAICERLVDESTGTESVSARVYPALIPTTHPLASVSESYNAVFVEAESAGRLMFYGNGAGGGPTASAVLGDVVAVARNIVHGGRGPGESTYASLPIADFGDIQTRYHVDMEVVDRVGVLAEVANAFSAHNVSLKTVRQQGIEDGARLVVITHRAKESELKATVESLKTLDEVRSVRSVIRMEG
- the lysA gene encoding diaminopimelate decarboxylase; the encoded protein is MDPLTQQPVTPLRVRTTSTEEFNRIPHHVYPLNTRREDDGVVSIEGVRLTDVAEEYGTPVFVLNETDFRTRCRQLATAFRGGHHVHYASKAFLTVSLCRWIEQEGLALDVASENELAVALAADFPAERITVHGNNKSEGFLTRAVTAGVEFVVVDSPQEIELLEQVAAKLGQVQNVLVRVTPGVHVETHEFIATSHEDQKFGFSLASGAAEKATLACAKAEHLRLRGLHCHVGSQVFEADGFVLAAQRLLSLWPTVREGKGPEGSTTLDTLDLGGGYGIAYMPDQEALDVDGVARDLLEQVEAAADRMGIAAPSVNVEPGRAIAGPSTVTVYRVGTVKDVETSDRTTRRYISVDGGMSDNIRPSLYNAEYDCRIVNRLTEAEPVPSRVVGSHCESGDILIADALIPGDVRPGDLLMLGATGAYCYAMSSRYNMMTRPPVVVVSEGSSCTMLRRETVEDILALDTDH
- the argS gene encoding arginine--tRNA ligase encodes the protein MTPAELSTLIGAAARDVLAQHDLDASVVPATPTVERPRNPEHGDYATNVAMQTAKRAGTNPRQLGTWLAERLSQQEGIEEATVAGPGFINIRLAAAAQGKVVADILAAGTHYGHGDLCAGQQINLEFVSANPTGPVHLGGTRWAAFGDTLGRILSAQGATVTREYYFNDHGRQIDRFSRSLLAAARRQPTPEDGYGGEYIHDIAQQVTSLHPEWSELADSEAQELFRAEGVELMFAHIKRSLAEFGTEFDVYFHEQSLFESGAVDRAVDTLKANGNLYESDGAWWLRSTDFGDDKDRVVIKSDGDAAYIAGDIAYIADKIERGHDLCIYMLGADHHGYIARLKAAVAALGYRPEQVEVLIGQMVNLVRDGRAVRMSKRAGTVVTLEDLVEAIGVDAARYALIRSSVDSTLDIDMNLWASRSNENPVFYVQYAHARLSSLARKAAEAGVHSDNPDYSLLTEEREGDLIRTLGEFPAVVKTAAELRETHRVARYAEQLAGAFHRFYDTCQILPKGDEPTGADAAPVFTARLALAAATKQTLANALHLLGVSAPERM